One Armatimonadota bacterium genomic window carries:
- a CDS encoding DEAD/DEAH box helicase: MSTFAEMGLSEPMAAAIAALGYEEPTPIQAAAIPPLMAGADIMAQAQTGTGKTAAFAIPIVERLVKDEPRPQALVLAPTRELAVQDAGAIYDIGHNQGVRVLAVYGGQPIDRQLRGLAAGVHVVVGTPGRIMDHIRRGTLKLDHVTTVVLDEGDQMLDMGFVEDIEFILEQVPETRQTALFSATVPPRIASLAKRYMRQAQHITTQHETLAVPKIKQYAYQVPGRAKSEALMRLLDALAPTSAMVFCRTRRDVDELSERLQIQGYPGEGIHGDMAQAERERVLKRFREGSTDILVATDVAARGLDIDDVSHVFNFDLPTDPEQYIHRIGRTGRAGKTGVAVSLVSPRERQLLSVIERVAGKKVKVERLPTEKDVAERRWASFRDTVRTALDEGKLDTFRVLAEELGEDYDEIDVAAAALKLLHATERTIADTPMLAELENAPVPAFMAQTGMARLYLSAGRDTGIRPQDIVGMIANEARLPGASIGSIEIFDRSSFVEVPASAAETVIRSLTGVVFRGVELRVARAKPERPRPPESPRHPRTHSGGYDKPKDTRTVVKAKIRKKG, encoded by the coding sequence ATGAGCACGTTTGCGGAAATGGGATTGAGCGAGCCGATGGCGGCGGCGATTGCGGCTTTGGGGTACGAAGAACCAACGCCGATTCAGGCGGCGGCGATACCGCCATTGATGGCCGGAGCGGACATCATGGCGCAGGCGCAGACCGGCACCGGCAAGACGGCCGCGTTCGCGATACCGATCGTCGAACGCCTGGTGAAGGACGAACCCCGCCCGCAGGCGCTGGTTCTAGCCCCGACCCGCGAACTCGCTGTGCAGGATGCCGGCGCGATCTACGACATCGGCCACAACCAGGGCGTCCGGGTGCTCGCGGTCTATGGCGGCCAGCCGATCGACCGCCAGCTTCGCGGACTCGCCGCAGGCGTGCACGTCGTCGTTGGAACGCCCGGCCGGATCATGGACCATATCCGCCGCGGCACCCTCAAACTCGATCACGTCACCACGGTTGTGCTCGATGAAGGCGACCAGATGCTGGACATGGGCTTCGTAGAGGACATCGAGTTCATCCTCGAGCAGGTGCCAGAGACGCGGCAGACCGCGCTCTTCAGCGCCACCGTTCCGCCCCGAATCGCCAGCCTGGCCAAGCGCTATATGCGGCAGGCACAGCACATCACTACCCAGCACGAGACTCTGGCCGTTCCCAAAATCAAGCAGTACGCGTACCAGGTGCCCGGCCGCGCAAAATCGGAAGCGCTGATGCGGCTTCTGGACGCCCTTGCGCCAACCAGCGCCATGGTGTTCTGCCGGACGCGTCGCGATGTGGACGAATTGTCCGAGCGCCTTCAGATCCAGGGCTACCCCGGCGAAGGCATCCACGGCGACATGGCGCAGGCCGAACGCGAAAGGGTGCTGAAACGCTTCCGCGAGGGGAGCACCGACATCCTCGTCGCCACCGACGTGGCCGCCCGCGGACTGGACATCGACGATGTGTCCCACGTCTTCAACTTCGATCTGCCCACCGACCCCGAGCAGTACATCCATCGGATAGGCCGGACGGGGCGCGCCGGCAAGACAGGCGTCGCGGTCTCTCTGGTCTCTCCCCGCGAGCGGCAGTTGCTGAGTGTCATCGAGCGGGTCGCCGGCAAGAAGGTCAAGGTGGAGCGTCTTCCAACGGAGAAGGATGTCGCCGAACGCCGGTGGGCATCCTTCCGGGACACCGTACGGACAGCGCTTGATGAGGGCAAACTCGACACTTTCCGCGTGCTGGCGGAGGAACTCGGGGAGGATTACGACGAAATCGACGTTGCCGCCGCTGCGCTGAAGTTGTTGCACGCCACGGAGCGCACCATCGCCGATACCCCCATGCTCGCCGAACTGGAGAACGCGCCGGTTCCCGCGTTCATGGCACAGACCGGCATGGCGCGGCTCTATCTGAGCGCGGGGCGGGACACCGGGATTCGCCCGCAGGACATCGTCGGGATGATCGCCAATGAGGCCCGCCTGCCGGGCGCGAGCATCGGGAGCATTGAGATCTTCGACCGCAGTTCGTTCGTCGAGGTGCCCGCATCAGCCGCGGAAACGGTCATCCGGTCGCTCACCGGCGTCGTCTTCCGCGGCGTAGAATTGAGGGTGGCCCGGGCCAAGCCGGAACGCCCCCGCCCGCCCGAGTCCCCTCGCCATCCCCGCACGCACAGCGGCGGCTACGACAAGCCGAAGGACACCCGCACGGTGGTAAAAGCCAAGATCCGCAAGAAGGGCTGA
- a CDS encoding glycosyltransferase family 2 protein, translated as MPISIITVNWNGAEVLPAYLASLAAQTAPPRETIVVDNGSVDASRRMLDDAGVRVVALTENLGFCEPNNLACSIAIGDAVLLLNNDTAFDPDLIAVLENALLQCPEFDLFACSMRQWADAGLMENAGIGYRRTLSGYQLARGDKASLWPNRREVFGPSGGAALIRRRVVDDIGLFDAAFWAYNEDVDFALRARLAGYRTMYLPDAIVRHREGVTARRLGRRKMLLIQRNAEWAMRKNVPRGLQRRYAIAHAAYILQQTLKNGPAVWAARREAIRNPRPRYERQRVTDADFAAWLT; from the coding sequence ATGCCCATCTCCATCATCACCGTCAACTGGAACGGGGCCGAAGTGCTCCCAGCCTACCTGGCGTCCCTGGCCGCCCAGACCGCGCCGCCCCGCGAGACTATCGTCGTCGACAACGGCAGCGTGGATGCCTCCCGACGCATGCTGGATGACGCCGGTGTCCGCGTTGTGGCGCTGACGGAGAACCTGGGGTTTTGCGAACCGAACAACCTTGCCTGTTCGATCGCCATCGGGGATGCGGTGTTGCTGCTCAACAACGACACCGCGTTTGACCCGGATCTGATCGCGGTCCTCGAAAACGCCCTCCTTCAATGCCCGGAATTCGACCTCTTCGCGTGTTCGATGCGGCAGTGGGCCGATGCCGGCCTCATGGAGAACGCCGGCATCGGCTATCGGAGGACCCTCAGCGGCTATCAGTTGGCTCGCGGGGATAAGGCGTCACTTTGGCCAAACCGGCGGGAGGTGTTCGGCCCGTCCGGGGGCGCCGCCCTGATCCGCAGGCGCGTGGTGGATGATATCGGCCTGTTCGACGCGGCATTCTGGGCGTACAACGAGGACGTGGATTTTGCGTTGCGGGCGCGCCTGGCCGGATACCGGACAATGTACCTGCCGGACGCGATCGTTCGCCACCGCGAGGGCGTCACGGCGCGCCGTTTGGGACGGCGGAAGATGCTCCTCATCCAGCGGAACGCCGAATGGGCCATGCGAAAAAACGTGCCGCGTGGGCTACAGCGCCGCTATGCCATAGCCCACGCGGCTTACATCCTCCAGCAAACGCTGAAGAACGGTCCGGCCGTCTGGGCGGCCCGACGGGAAGCCATCCGCAACCCCCGGCCGCGATACGAGCGACAACGCGTCACTGACGCTGACTTCGCCGCCTGGCTAACGTGA